In Elaeis guineensis isolate ETL-2024a chromosome 1, EG11, whole genome shotgun sequence, a genomic segment contains:
- the LOC105034699 gene encoding LOW QUALITY PROTEIN: acetyl transferase GW6a-like (The sequence of the model RefSeq protein was modified relative to this genomic sequence to represent the inferred CDS: inserted 3 bases in 3 codons), producing MIRVREFNMEDSRAVEEMEKQCEVGPSATSTAGITKKRNKNKRTTSLYVDLLGDPMCRVRHTPDHVMLVAEYGEKKEMVGVIRACVKMVSRGREPTSQIPXYVKVAYILGLRVSPSHRRLGIGTKLVEKVEAWCLARGAEYAYMATDGSNVASLKLFSGLSYVRFRSPAVLVHPVHAHHLPPSSSATLLRLSPXLAAALYSHHLPPSSTEFLPSDLPSLLSHPLTLGSFLAVPSSVSPPLYSLTKALPESFAMLSLWDCTRVFHLRVAGAPAAARSALALLRFLDERAPWMRLPSVRDLFRPFGXYFMYGLRMAGPEGPRLLRALCHLAHNLAVADEACAAVVAEVGRHDPVRAAVPHWRRFSWDEDVWCMKRLKADTKDDDWIASPPSTDVIFVDPREF from the exons ATGATAAGAGTGAGGGAGTTCAACATGGAGGACTCGAGGGCGGTGGAGGAGATGGAGAAGCAGTGCGAGGTAGGCCCAAGCGCCACCTCGACCGCCGGCATCACCAAGAAGAGGAACAAGAATAAGAGGACTACTTCACTCTATGTAGACCTATTAGGAGACCCCATGTGCCGGGTCCGGCACACCCCAGACCATGTCATGCTG GTCGCAGAGTATGGGGAGAAGAAGGAGATGGTGGGGGTGATAAGAGCATGCGTTAAGATGGTGTCAAGGGGGAGGGAACCCACCAGCCAGATCC GCTACGTTAAGGTGGCTTATATTCTCGGCCTCCGAGTCTCCCCTTCTCACAG GCGGCTGGGGATCGGGACGAAACTGGTGGAGAAAGTGGAGGCGTGGTGTCTGGCTCGCGGGGCGGAGTACGCGTACATGGCCACCGACGGCTCCAACGTCGCCTCCCTCAAGCTCTTCTCCGGCCTTTCCTACGTCCGCTTCCGCTCGCCGGCCGTCCTCGTCCACCCCGTGCACGCCCACCACCTCCCCCCGTCTTCCTCCGCCACCCTCCTCCGCCTCTCGC ACCTCGCCGCCGCCCTCTACTCCCACCACCTCCCCCCCTCCTCCACCGAGTTCCTCCCCTCCGACcttccctccctcctctcccACCCCCTCACCCTCGGCTCCTTCCTCGCCGTCCCTTCTTCTGTCTCTCCTCCTTTGTACTCTCTAACAAAAGCCCTTCCCGAATCCTTTGCTATGCTTTCCCTCTGGGACTGCACCAGGGTCTTCCACCTCCGCGTCGCCGGCGCCCCCGCCGCCGCGCGCTCTGCCCTCGCCCTCCTGCGCTTCCTCGACGAAAGGGCTCCCTGGATGCGGCTTCCTTCCGTGCGCGACCTCTTCCGCCCCTTCG TCTACTTCATGTACGGGCTCCGAATGGCCGGGCCCGAGGGGCCCCGCCTCCTCCGCGCCCTCTGCCACTTGGCCCACAACCTCGCCGTCGCCGACGAGGCCTGCGCTGCCGTTGTCGCCGAAGTCGGCCGCCATGACCCCGTCCGTGCCGCCGTCCCTCACTGGCGCCGCTTCTCCTGGGACGAGGACGTCTGGTGCATGAAGCGACTCAAAGCCGATACCAAGGATGATGACTGGATTGCATCTCCGCCGTCCACGGACGTTATCTTCGTCGATCCGCGGGAATTTTGA